The genomic DNA CGATGGTATGCGTTTTCTTAGAGTCgtaaatttgtcatacaatgaTTTGAACAAAATAGAACCAGGACTTTTCTACAACTTTGATGgcagtttattcttttttgaCGCCTCGAATAATATTCTGGAAAACATTGATGTAAGCAATATTATCTGGGATAAACAGGATTATTTTTGTGATACAATTTTTGCATTAAACGAAATTAGTATTGTGACAAACGTTATGAATTGGACCTGCGATATTCATGCAGATTTAGGGCATGGGGGATACGTTGACTTTAGGaataacagttttataaatgtgTTTGATGTGACTGAATTGGGTTTTTCTGACATAACATTATTAgggaaattatatttttatagctTTGATTTTCGTTTTAATCCCTGGTTTTGTGATTGCCGAATTTTTCCGATTGCAAATAAGTCTAacattttcaatcaaattttagGATCGGATTATCATTTGTTAATTGCCATTCACCCCcggaatataacaaaaaattggCTAATGACTTCATAAAGGAGCAAGACTTGCTAATATGCAATATTTCACTTACAGATAAATGTCCGCCTCGATGTCATTGTTTTTATCAACCAAGCAAAAATATAACTATTGTTAATTGTCGGTCAACATTGGTTTCGCACAAATTACCTTTAGTGCTACCAGACGATGTCAATCTGGTTATAGACTTTTCTTCAAATCGTATATCCAATTTACAAGCAGAGTTCCATCGCCTGCTTTCTGAAGAGAGAACATATTTAGGAAGAATTGTGGAAATCAGTTTCGAATCAAATACCATTAAAGAAGTtccaaacattgtttttgttgccTTAAAGAACgcaacaaaaatcaattttatgaACAATCCTATAAAAAGAATTCCAGAATTACTAAGAAGCTATCGACCATGCCATGTTTTGTTTGGAACAGTTAATATAAGTTGTGGATGTACAGATATTTGGTTACAAAACTGGCTTCCGGCAAGTGGACACTGTGTTAATAATACTCGAGTAATGTGCGTTACTTCTAATGGGTTAATGTCTATTCTTGATGTTGATAAAGATATATTTGGATGTGAAAATGGCTTAACCATTTCCATGTGGATAAGTATCTCTCTCGCGATTTGTCTGTGTTGTACAATGATTCCAGCTGTAATTATAAATCAGTTTCGATTAGAAATATACATACTTTTGCGAGGACATTCATTTACTTTAAGACATTTGTCAAATAACCCACCGTTTGCATATGATGTTTATATATCATGCAATGAACAAGATGACAATCTACGTAAATGGCTTACATATACCCTGGTACCATATCTCAAAGAAAAGAAACTTAGCATTTTTCTTCCGTATCGTGACTGTCAACCCGGCACACCACGGGAGGATGAAATACGGGAGATAATGACAAAAAGCAGAAATATATTGATTATATTGAATGAGGTATATGATGATATATCTAAGCAATGGTTATCATTAGAACTGAGATACGCATGGGTCACTTATCGTAATGATCGGCGTAGGAATATTGTGATTATTAATTACGACTTAATGAACAGCAATGATATATCAGAACAATACATAAGGGCTTTTTGTCAACTTGGCAAATGTATTGATTTCTCGAACAAAAAGAATGACATAACAACCAAGGTGGCATCTTTATTAAGTCACTAAGAAGCAGACATTTATAAACTAGGAGCTCATAATCACACAGAGTTATTTATTCAATGCAaggatttttttacataaaaccttttaatatatatattctttagaaatgcttaaaataaaactatttttgacGTTAGCAAAAACTATACTCTACAAaattagtaaaacaaaaaagtcagAATGAAAACGAGTCTTCCTCTGAATGCAACAAAAGCATAATAACACCTTATATTAGTATGatggcttttgattttgtcatatcaagtgtatatttcatgttttttttaattttattgttccaATTGTACCTCAAACAGGTAATATGCGcttgaagaaatatattttattttttctgaagtgtttttttttccaaaacgaATATGTATTGTCCATTCTTAGTTGAGACGCTTGATAATGTGTGCTGCTTTTTGTAACAACTCTGGAATTAAATAGGTTTCGCTTACGGCTCCAGAATTAACTCGAATTTGCAAACGGATTTGgaataaatagaatatattacgttgttttaattttgatactCGGAGTAAATAATATAACCAAGGACGTGTAATGAGTGTAAATCAGATAACTCTCATTTCTTCCAAGTGACAAAGTgtactaagaaaaacaaaatacgcCAAAGTACGGTCGTTAGCATGAAGcattggttcacaccgaacagcaagctaaaaAGCAACGGTCTTAACATTTGGGTATTTTAATAGCTAATAACTGTCCATCCCTAACTTGAGGGCTTGCTTTGAACTCATATGAACCAGAATTCATACAAAACTCTCTTAGAGAGAAATGAAATCATGATAATTTCTTAaattgcattttcaaatgtattggTGACGCCCTGTCACTcaatgaataatattatagtgAGATAGATCAAGTGAAAGAAAACTATATATATCAGTTAACTTGATATTTAGGATTGTAACAAAACTAGAAGTGAAGGTTCACGCATATATATCTTGATGTGTTTTTATATCGACATAGCTGGACGACTATGGAGAACTCAGCTTTCAAATTGTCAACAGTTACATACCCTTTTTTAATATCGTATAATATGCGTGTACTTGTTGCAATTGATGCGTTATCTTGAAGCTGTTCCAACTATAAGACACCAAGTATCTAGTGTGTGCTATTAATAATAAAACGgcttcattttattcatttaactCACCATTAAGAATAGTTTGACCAATACGATATGTTTATGTAGAAACTCTCTAGTAGCATGCTTTTATTATCAAATGctaaattttgtcaaaagaaGAATTTACATAGACATTGTTACATGCATAGCAAGAGACCCATACTATGTTCACACGTCCGTTCTCGCTCCCTGCTAAGTTCAATTGATTCTCAGTCCTTGATTTGCTACCttgatttgtctttttaatCGATTTTTGAGATTTGAAAAGTGCTAAAATACGGTTGACCTATTGAggtgattaaaataaaaaaaagttcaggtgtttgattgatttaaaattttgctgAATTAGAATGTTAGATGGAAGAAAgttaaaattagtaattttttcatttcatatgtaTTCGACTATACAACTTCCTGAAATGTATACCACATCATTGACGTTATTTTACATTTAGGGGAACCTTTACTACTTTGTCGCTGTCAAATACCACATAAAtactttaatatattatatagacaACTGTTCATGTTGAAAAGCTGAAATTTCGCtcagtatatttatataaataaaaatgaaataaaaggggaCATATATACAATTTCCTTCAATGTAATCATCCGTCTATTCGTTACACGTTACACAACACGGAGATCATGACGAATTCCACATAAACACAaaggtgatctcatgtgctcatGATCCTGTTTTTCAAGTGACACCATTGAAGAGGttaaacttttaagaatttcaCCCATGTGTAGGGCAGTAACGTATTCATTGTGAAACATAACCCgataaaaatgatttcaatGAATATACTCGAATAGTTTGTGAGTAACAATAAATGCTTTCGTCAATCATTCTAGAGAAAACAAAGTGTGCTCATATGGGCCAAGTGATCTCCACAATGAAATTAATAAACGTTACATAgacagttttattgaaaattttactaaatataaacaagatatAAAACCTCCTTGAATATtgcgtatttttttaattctatttatcACAACATATTTACGGTTAAAAGACTACCGATGAAAATGCAACAATCACACTGTAATTTTTCAAAGAAttgtaataacattttataagaGCCATCATAATTTactcgacaaataattttgatatttctatCAACAGCTTGACGGTTgggtgattttaaaaacaacaatgtatTTCGCGAGCCATATTGCGTTTTTTAAGTCATGGTAAGacaattcaatatattttgaaaatgtcaagACTTCTGACAACTAAAGACATGAAACTCGGAGAAAAAGTTTAAGGTGACCATCCCGAGCGTGTAGCGTGTCGTCGAAGGATGTGTCTAGCCTTTACAATAACCCAACCAATCAAAAGATTCTGccaaaattgaaacatttaataTGTAAAGGATAAGCCATGTTAATAGAGGCAAGGAACAACACGTAGATAACAAGATCAAAACATACCCATTCAACGTTTTATTGGGTCGATTTAACGCAGTTTCGCTGTCGAAATAAGAAACTACTGGTGTTCACGGTAGACTCTTCAGAGAAAACACACTCCATTTGCGCAGAAACAGAATAAGGATATTATAAGGCCTTTCcgaaataacattttaatagCTGCCACGCGCGAAAATTGTCTTCTGTGGATCCAAGGACGTAAGCGATGGTCAAACGAAAGAATGGTCATTCGTCCTGTCTCCGTACACAAATGAACAATTTTCATACCGTTATTGATGCTGCGGTAGATGCATATGAATCAATTCAActgagaaaacaaataaataaattactgtTTCAACGTACAATGAAGAGTAACtcttatatcttttttataaattgtgctTGGTGTATAGAGAGCACTATATGTCTGTTTGTAATTTTACATTTCCAAATTACACTTGGGATGGTCGGTTGCAAGCAAAATGTTCTTATAAAATAAACTCAAATGTTTCATTTGAAGTTACAGTTGAGATTAatatatcaccagcccagtagtcaacacttcggtgttgacatgaatatcaataatgtggtcatttttataaatttcctgtttacaaaattttgaatttttcaaaacactaaggattttcttatcccaggcatagattaccttagccgtacatgagcgtcactgatgagtcttatgtagacgaaacgcgcgtctggtgtactgaattaaaatcctggtacctttgataactttttattgtCCTTCCCTTTGCCTTCACcggcatttattttcattttccctTACACCTTAGTATCTAAATGTTTAAGATCAAAGACAGAACTTCATACTTGAAAATGTAAGGCAATGACGTCATTTATCAATGCCACAACGTCGCGTTTTCTTAATCATCCTAGctaatttatcaatgaaatacaCCCGATTCCATTTATACAACCGCGGTACTGTCACACATTTGAACGCATATATAACAATAGTTTCACTCAGTAAAGAACTTGTCTTTTATTTCGTCACTTAACATCTCTTCCAGCCCTTCTCTACAGCTTACTATTTTATAATAATGACTGACAGgaataattaaatgaaatatatttcatttgttttagatATTTGCACAACATAAAATCTTAATTGATACTTGATATTCAAAGCAGGCTATATATCAGGGGTGGCAACCAGGAAGATTGTcgtgttaataaaaaaaataattgcaaatAGCATTAATTTTCTTGTGactaatttctgttttttattggttataaattttatttttaacactaAATTCTTTTTTAACTGCTGGGTttgtaagtatatatataagaacACGAAAATCTCCGTTTATTTACGTATTTACATGCGAGTGGAGAGCAGGAAGGAAACTGCATGACAAAAATATCTGGTTTAAATTGGTTGAGGTATTATAGGCGTAGGTCTAATAAATACTAAAGTCTAAATCGGGtataaacaaaacagacattgGTCCAATAAATAATAAAGTCTAAATTGGGtataaacaaaacagacataggtccaataaataaaaaagtctaAATCgggtataaacaaaaacataaagaaacATCGTGTgacaaatatcatttatatcttCACTGAACTTAATATAGTTAAAAGGTGCAAACAAAAAACCCTAAACAGTGTTCTTATGGTAAATTTTCTTTCAAAGCTTTGGTGTTTATAGCAAAACTAAATTGTATTCAACCCGTGTATACTCTGAGTGATTCATTGCTTTATATATGATACAGACACTGGAATAGTGTTCACAAGCATTGGGATTGAGAGATAATAGACAattttcgagttcgatgcatttccgtcaaaaactctggttttagtgaacgtcataTTGTGCGTTTatgggcgtcgtcacttccattccaatgttgagcgagtggttggaaaaccataattctatattgtacgaattattcggcaaattgaattctcaaaattgacaatcagcactgctgtcattagggaattgtcattaagtacctaaAGAACAACCATTATGTCTTGTTTATCCTGTACAATGACGATCACTGAAACGCTTGATGAACATTTATAGTGCAGAGATTAAGGCGGTCCTTTCTATCTGggaaatgacgtcataaaggcgcgcATAAATGAACTCGAAGGTGGTCTATTGATAGGGTATAAAAGTATGTGTAAACCATCACAAAGAGTGCACGAAGTTGTAATGTTAGAAGAAttaaaatgacatgttatattTCAGATTTTCAATACAGTGTGAATCAACAACATTTTATACTGTTGATTTTACAATATTCTTAAATATGAATGTTATAAACGTGGTTTGTTTAACAAGTGTTATAAAATGACTTGTATTGATAGTTTTATCTCACACACTGTTCTTTAATTGCAGCCATAAAGTTATAAAACTTCCGTTTATTCATTTCgaattttaaaatgtgtctTAACGATATTTTCTGGTACAATTTGTATGTGAATCTAATAATCGACAAAAGAATTGTTCAATGTCTTTAAACTGAGaatattaaagacaaaaaattgTCAGTAAACCCTCAATAAGCTTCAAAACATGAGTACTATTAAATGATCAGTTGAACGCAAATTCGGGTAAATAATGACCTTATACATGGCATCAATGTTTTACTTTAAACACATTTTCATTGAAACCTGTTATCTTCCTGGTTggttttttaaaagcaaattcTGAAAGGTAATATCTTAACAAAATGTATACAGAAATTTCTATGaatgtttgtttacataattACAATACCAACTATAATGCGTTatctaaattttgaagaaattgttCAACCTTTAACTCCTTATAacatattcatatattcatgtcattattgaaatgtaaacattcgaataaaattaaaaacaaaataagtctAAATCCGTGATGAatatagaataaccatacattgtctcgaaatataaATGCTATTTGTACAAACACGTACTTCTAGTTATTCTATAATACATCAACTCTTATAACTGGTTCAAATGAActatttaaggtaacatctaTTTTGTTTAGATTTGGAGCGGACTACGAAAATTTCAACATCATAGGCAAGGCTCTATACGGTCAGTGACTTTATATCACATATGAATATACGGTCAATGTAATTTGACTTCGCAAATAGCACAGTTGCagtatatacttatatatatgtcatatattAACTTCCTCAATGAGCTGCTTTAGAAAACATTTATGTTTCTATGTATGATACCTTTTTATTTGGTAGTACAGTAGTTACGCAATTAAATATCGCAATAAAAAATTATTGGACTATACgattatattagttaaatgtTTCATAAACAATCTTTAAAGTTCTCTCAGGCTTACGATTTACTATTTACGCATTACAACCGAATAGAACTGGATATAGATGAAGATAACGTATTGCattaaatgtacaatatcactCTACTGTGCGGAAATTCTTTGATGACGATTTGTGGATAGTACGTATACATTGTTAACAATATGACGAAAACTTATTCGCACGTTGTGTTTGtgtgttgttttgtttgtttcatcaTTTACACAGTAGATTGTCAAACTTTGAATGAAAAACTTGCGTTGCTTTTAAATAGGAATGATTTGATTTGTCCTGCGGAGTGTCAGTACACTGCTGTACATCCGTATTTTGAGGACGATATGGAATGCTGTGTGTGTTTTGCCCAACCATACTGGATGTTAAATACCTCTAATGTTGGATTGCTTAGCATTTCTTTTCTACAGGATGATACACCATCTATCATTTATAAGAACGGAAGCAATTTTGGTTTGTATAATGTTTCTTACCAATACGGGAACCTTACATTCATACCAAATGATTCGTGTAATATCAGTGGAATAGTCTATATTGATTTTTCTTACAATTCTATTTCGGATCTTGCTACGATATCGTGTATAAGTACATTAGATACTCTTATCCTTAAAGGCAACAgtgtgaaatatttgaaaaacaatgtaTTCAGTGGAATGCGTTATTTAAGAGTCGTGGATTTATCTTACAACAAATTGAGAACCATTCAGCCAGAACTACTCCTTCATATAGATGGaagtttgttacattttgatgtTTCGAATAATCTTATGGAAAACATAGATATAACCAATATCATATGGGATAAACAGGATTACTTTTGTGTGGCCAATTTCTCccataatataataaaacatatgacAAACCTTAAAGGCTGGAGCTGTGATATACATTCCGATCTGGGACGTGGTGGATACGTTGATTTCACATAcaataattttactatttttttaaatattgctgAAATGGGGTTTTATGACATAAACTTGTTAGGgaagttgtatttttatagCTTTGATTTTCGATTCAATCTTTGGTTTTGTGATTGTCGATTTTTTCCATTGACTAGTAAATCCAATATTGCAAATCAAATATTAGGATCGGCCCATCATGGTTTAAAATGTTATTCACCGTCTGAATTTCACAACAAGTCAGTAAGTGATTTTGTAAAAGAGCAAGATAAGTTAATTTGCAACATTTCATTTGCCGATAAATGTCCTCCTAACTGTCGCTGTTTTTATCAACCAAGCAAAAACAGAACGGTGGTTAATTGTCGTTCCTCGTTGGTTTCACGCAAATTACCATTAGTGTTACCAGACTATGACAACTTAGTTATTGACTTTTCGTCAAATCGTATTTCTGATTTAAAAGCAGAGTTCCAGCGCCTACTCTCTGAAGAAAGAACGTATTTAGTGAGAGTAAAGGAAATCAGTTTTGCCTCAAATGCCTTACAAGATGTTCCCAACATTGTAtttgttacctttaaaaatgcAACGATGATCAATTTAACAAGCAATCCTATAAATATACTTTCGGAATCACTTAAATTGATTCGACCACGTGCTGTCTCATTCGGAAGAGTTGACTTAAAATGTGTCTGTAAGGATATTTGGTTGCAAAATTGGCTGCTGTCAGCTGGACGTTTTTATAATAATACTCAGATAATGTGCCACACGTCTTCTGGTGTAAAATCTATTCTTGAAATTGATAAAGATATATTGGAATGTGAAAATGAGAGCGTCGTCACCAGATGGATAACGTTTAGTCTTGGAATTAGCCTGTTTTGTATAatagtttctttttttgttatttataattttaggaTAGATGTATACATACTATTCAGGGAACATGCTCGACTATTTAGAAAAACAACAAACCCACTGTCCTTTGAATATGAAGTCTATATATCATGTAATGAACAAGATGAAAATCTACGGCATTGGATTACTAATATATTGTTACCTTATCTCCAAGAAAGGAGAATTAACGTTTTTCTTCCATATCGTGACTGTCTACCTGGGACACCACGAGAAGATGACATTAgggaaaaaatgtcaaaaagcaGAAATGTATTGATTATTTTGAGTGAGGTATATGATGATATATCTAAACGTTGGTTGGCGTGTGAACTTCGATACTCAAGATTGAACTACCGTTATGACTGGCGAAAgaatattgtaattttgaacTACGACTTCCTTAAAACGAAAGAAATACCAGATGATTTCATACAAGCATTTGTCAGACTTGGAAAATGTGTTGACTTCTCAAACTACCAGAAGGACATCAAAGTTgagatttattcattattatatcACTAGCCAGTATATATTAATTGTAATTCACAAACAGACAATATTCGTTTAAGAGGGGTTATCTTTGTAATTGGTCTGGGAAATGggtaatataataataaaaaaaaatgtctgattAATGTTCATAAATAAGACAGTTCACGAATCTTTGCATTTGCAAAGTGTACGTGATGACCTAAaggtttttaataaaaacacatccaaaaaattataagattGATAGTTTGGACGCCAGATATTtgtcaaatgaaaaagacaCACAGTATTATAACTGTATTTACTAGCACTGTGTAAATGCTACTG from Mytilus trossulus isolate FHL-02 chromosome 8, PNRI_Mtr1.1.1.hap1, whole genome shotgun sequence includes the following:
- the LOC134728180 gene encoding toll-like receptor 13; its protein translation is MTKTYSHVVFVCCFVCFIIYTVDCQTLNEKLALLLNRNDLICPAECQYTAVHPYFEDDMECCVCFAQPYWMLNTSNVGLLSISFLQDDTPSIIYKNGSNFGLYNVSYQYGNLTFIPNDSCNISGIVYIDFSYNSISDLATISCISTLDTLILKGNSVKYLKNNVFSGMRYLRVVDLSYNKLRTIQPELLLHIDGSLLHFDVSNNLMENIDITNIIWDKQDYFCVANFSHNIIKHMTNLKGWSCDIHSDLGRGGYVDFTYNNFTIFLNIAEMGFYDINLLGKLYFYSFDFRFNLWFCDCRFFPLTSKSNIANQILGSAHHGLKCYSPSEFHNKSVSDFVKEQDKLICNISFADKCPPNCRCFYQPSKNRTVVNCRSSLVSRKLPLVLPDYDNLVIDFSSNRISDLKAEFQRLLSEERTYLVRVKEISFASNALQDVPNIVFVTFKNATMINLTSNPINILSESLKLIRPRAVSFGRVDLKCVCKDIWLQNWLLSAGRFYNNTQIMCHTSSGVKSILEIDKDILECENESVVTRWITFSLGISLFCIIVSFFVIYNFRIDVYILFREHARLFRKTTNPLSFEYEVYISCNEQDENLRHWITNILLPYLQERRINVFLPYRDCLPGTPREDDIREKMSKSRNVLIILSEVYDDISKRWLACELRYSRLNYRYDWRKNIVILNYDFLKTKEIPDDFIQAFVRLGKCVDFSNYQKDIKVEIYSLLYH